One region of Zingiber officinale cultivar Zhangliang chromosome 7B, Zo_v1.1, whole genome shotgun sequence genomic DNA includes:
- the LOC122003483 gene encoding bifunctional purine biosynthesis protein PurH-like — protein sequence MRDWQRRPLCLCLMESKSSTDCIVRYARFTFPWICTPKFRLDRNHRDHMEALPSHDDGILEIVAVNLDYSDDGSPNVDLIDFDAEALLKAAALNSKDVLAVVSPSDYPAVIQFSRRVRFEGYGAYI from the exons ATGCGCGACTGGCAACGAAGGCCTCTTTGTCTCTGTCTCATG GAAAGCAAAAGCAGCACTGATTGTATTGTCAGATATGCGAGATTTACTTTTCCTTGGATATGCACTCCAAAATTTAGG CTCGATAGAAATCATCGAGATCACATGGAAGCTTTGCCAAGTCATGACGATG GTATATTGGAAATAGTGGCGGTGAACTTGGACTATAGCGATGATGGATCTCCAAACGTCGACCTTATAGACTTCGATGCTGAAGCCTTGTTAAAAGCTGCAGCTCTG aATTCTAAGGATGTCTTGGCTGTGGTTAGCCCTTCTGACTATCCAGCGGTGATACAATTTTCTCGAAGAGTTAGGTTCGAAGGCTATGGAGCATATATATAA
- the LOC122005012 gene encoding uncharacterized protein LOC122005012 codes for MGSFSFEGATDRNPFWIASSASSEETRMEEVEPPSVEEPEEDEEVEHPSVAAPEEDEEEDIRWKCGCSTWREEEWPRKSSGGVTLEGYVETGDGGEGADGVSRTKSLTDEDLEELKGCLDLGFGFNYEEIPELCNTLPALELCYSMSQRFLDEQQQQQNRSLDRSSSGESMDLCASPTPPPVANWKISSPGDDPDEVKARLKYWAQAVACTIRLCK; via the exons ATGGGGAGCTTCTCATTCGAAGGAGCGACGGATCGGAACCCCTTTTGGATCGCGTCGAGCGCGAGTTCTGAGGAAACGAGAATGGAGGAGGTGGAACCGCCGTCGGTGGAGGAGCCGGAAGAAGACGAGGAGGTGGAGCATCCGTCGGTGGCGGCGCCGGAAGAAGACGAGGAGGAGGATATCCGATGGAAGTGCGGTTGTAGTACTTGGAGGGAAGAGGAGTGGCCGCGGAAGTCCAGCGGTGGGGTGACGCTTGAGGGTTACGTGGAGACCGGGGACGGTGGCGAGGGGGCCGACGGCGTTTCGAGGACGAAGAGCCTGACGGACGAGGACTTGGAGGAGCTCAAGGGGTGCCTCGATCTGGGGTTTGGCTTCAACTACGAGGAAATTCCCGAGCTCTGCAACACACTCCCGGCGTTGGAGCTCTGCTATTCCATGAGCCAGAGGTTCTTGGacgagcagcagcagcagcagaacCGCTCGCTGGATCGTTCGTCCTCCGGCGAGTCCATGGATCTGTGTGCATCACCGACGCCTCCTCCCGTGGCCAACTGGAAGATATCCAGTCCAG GAGATGATCCCGATGAAGTTAAAGCTAGACTGAAGTATTGGGCCCAAGCAGTGGCATGCACTATCAGATTATGCAAGTGA
- the LOC122005011 gene encoding biotin synthase, mitochondrial-like — translation MLLIPTLRSGLRPLVALGHSSFSTLTTSAAAVEAERTTRDGPRNDWSRDEIKSIYDSPILDLLFHGAQVHRHYHKFREVQQCTLLSIKTGGCSEDCSYCPQSSRYDTGLKAQKLMGKDPVMEAARKAKDAGSTRFCMGAAWRDTIGRKTNFNQILEYVKEIRTMGMEVCCTLGMIEKQQAEELKKAGLTAYNHNLDTSREYYPNIITTRSYDERLETLQHVREAGISVCSGGIIGLGEAEADRVGLLHTLATLPVHPESVPINALVAVKGTPLQDQKPVEIWEMIRMIASSRIIMPKAMVRLSAGRIRFSMPEQALCFMAGANSIFTGEKLLTTANNDYDADQLMFKILGLTPKAPSFSEAGTSVEPERWEAAVSL, via the exons ATGCTCCTTATCCCAACCCTCCGCTCGGGCCTTCGCCCGCTGGTGGCTTTGGGtcactcttccttctccaccCTCACCACCTCCGCGGCCGCCGTGGAGGCCGAGAGGACCACCCGTGACGGTCCCAGGAACGACTGGAGTAGGGACGAGATCAAGTCTATCTACGATTCTCccatccttgacctcctctttcACGGT GCTCAAGTTCATAGGCATTATCATAAATTTCGGGAAGTTCAGCAATGCACTCTTCTATCTATAAAGACTGGTGGATGTAGTGAAGATTGCTCATATTGCCCCCAATCATCGAGGTATGATACTGGTTTGAAAGCTCAAAAGTTGATGGGCAAGGACCCTGTCATGGAAGCGGCAAGGAAG GCAAAAGATGCTGGAAGCACACGTTTTTGCATGGGGGCTGCTTGGAGGGATACAATTGGTAGAAAGACCAACTTCAACCAGATCCTTGAATATGTGAAGGAGATAAG GACTATGGGTATGGAAGTTTGTTGCACGTTGGGCATGATAGAGAAGCAGCAAGCAGAGGAACTTAAGAAAGCAGGACTGACAGCCTACAATCACAATCTAGATACTTCAAGAGAGTATTATCCCAACATCATAACAACCAGATCTTATGATGAAAGATTGGAGACTCTTCAACATGTTCGTGAGGCAGGAATTAGTGTATGTTCAG GAGGGATAATTGGCCTTGGAGAAGCAGAGGCAGATCGTGTAGGACTGTTACACACCCTTGCAACGCTCCCTGTGCATCCTGAGAGTGTTCCTATCAATGCTTTGGTTGCTGTCAAGGGTACACCTCTTCAGGATCAAAAG CCTGTTGAGATATGGGAGATGATTAGGATGATTGCCAGTTCTCGCATCATAATGCCAAAGGCCATGGTGAGACTATCAGCGGGTAGGATTCGATTCTCCATGCCTGAGCAAGCACTATGTTTTATGGCTGGCGCCAATTCCATCTTCACCGGAGAGAAACTATTGACCACTGCAAACAACGATTATGATGCCGACCAATTAATGTTTAAAATCCTGGGATTGACTCCAAAAGCACCAAGCTTTTCTGAAGCAGGAACATCAGTTGAACCAGAGAGATGGGAGGCAGCAGTCTCTCTCTAG
- the LOC122005013 gene encoding 2,3-dimethylmalate lyase-like isoform X2, with the protein MSSLMGLPSLLLPSQPPPPTLLCSSIQSRHSSPWLVSPWLSSRAPTPQQPLPFASPPLRGPSVRSRTTRAAVVVRASAGDSAAKELRRILETPGIHQGPACFDALSARLVHRAGFQFCFMSGFSVSAARLGLPDVGLISYGEMVDQGRQITEAVSIPVIGDGDNGYGNAMNVKRTVKGFIQAGFAGIIIEDQVSPKACGHTRGRKVVSREEAVMRIKAAIDARRESGSDIVIVARTDSRQAVSLEESLRRSRAFADIGADVLFIDALASREEMKALCDISPLLPKMANMLEGGGKTPILNPIELEQLGFKIVSYPLSLIGVSIRAMEDALAAIKSGRVPPPGSLPSFDEIKDTLGFNNYYEEEKRYINPVHPSYQSEYSPRTTTAYSTEPTAQVTPEQSQRTDNFNEPVVEVVTPYVYDNYSSDDSRNRQSRILSRTFRLKITGRDGLEKLDVRIPAGFLEGLTRVIPGLGGVDIMQKLEDASVDGGADSGKILLDLNDAMGERIQVLVE; encoded by the exons ATGAGCTCGCTTATGGGTCTCCCGTCCCTTCTCCTCCCTTCCCAGCCGCCTCCACCCACCCTGCTTTGTTCTTCGATCCAGTCTCGCCATTCCTCTCCCTGGCTCGTTTCTCCATGGCTGAGCTCGAGGGCTCCAACTCCACAGCAGCCATTGCCCTTCGCGTCGCCTCCACTCCGAGGGCCCTCCGTTCGCAGCCGCACGACGCGCGCCGCGGTGGTCGTCCGCGCCTCCGCCGGAGATTCCGCGGCGAAGGAGCTCCGGAGGATCCTTGAGACTCCCGGAATCCACCAGGGCCCAGCTTGCTTCGATGCCCTCAGCGCCAGGCTTGTGCATCGGGCAGGGTTCCAATTCTGTTTTATGAGCG GTTTTTCAGTTTCAGCTGCTCGTTTGGGATTGCCTGATGTTGGTCTTATATCTTATGGGGAAATGGTTGATCAAGGACGTCAAATCACTGAAGCTGTATCTATTCCTGTGATTGGCGATGGAGACAATGGTTATGGCAATGCTATGAATGTTAAAAGAACGGTGAAAGGATTTATTCAAGCTGGCTTTGCAGGAATAATTATTGAAGACCAG GTATCACCAAAAGCCTGTGGCCATACTCGTGGAAGGAAAGTAGTCTCTAGAGAGGAAGCAGTTATGCGCATAAAAGCAGCTATTGATGCACGAAGAGAGAGTGGATCTGATATTGTTATAGTAGCACGGACTGATTCTCGCCAAGCTGTATCTTTAGAGGAATCACTAAGGAGATCAAGAGCCTTTGCTGATATTGGAGCTGATGTATTGTTTATTGATGCACTGGCTTCTAGGGAGGAGATGAAGGCTTTGTGTGACATATCTCCTTTACTTCCGAAAATG GCCAACATGCTTGAAGGGGGAGGGAAAACTCCTATATTGAATCCTATTGAACTTGAGCAGCTCGGTTTCAAAATTGTGAGCTACCCATTATCTTTGATTGGTGTTTCAATCCGAGCAATGGAG GATGCACTTGCTGCTATAAAAAGTGGGCGAGTTCCTCCTCCTGGAAGCTTGCCATCATTTGATGAAATTAAAGATACACTGGGATTCAACAACTActatgaagaagaaaagagataTATAAATCCTGTTCATCCATCCTATCAAAGCG AATATTCGCCTCGAACTACCACTGCTTATAGCACTGAGCCGACAGCTCAAGTAACACCTGAGCAAAGCCAAAGAACAGACAATTTCAATGAACCAGTTGTTGAAGTGGTAACTCCATATGTCTATGATAATTACAGTTCAGATGATTCAAGGAATCGTCAGTCCAGAATATTGTCCCGTACATTTAGATTGAAGATTACTGGGAGAGATGGACTCGAGAAGCTTGATGTCAGAATACCG GCTGGTTTCTTGGAAGGTTTGACAAGAGTTATACCAG GCTTGGGAGGTGTCGATATCATGCAAAAGTTGGAGGATGCTTCAGTTGATGGCGGCGCCGATAGTGGTAAAATATTGCTCGATCTCAATGATGCCATGGGAGAGAGGATTCAAGTGTTGGTGGAATGA
- the LOC122005013 gene encoding 2,3-dimethylmalate lyase-like isoform X1, with product MSSLMGLPSLLLPSQPPPPTLLCSSIQSRHSSPWLVSPWLSSRAPTPQQPLPFASPPLRGPSVRSRTTRAAVVVRASAGDSAAKELRRILETPGIHQGPACFDALSARLVHRAGFQFCFMSGFSVSAARLGLPDVGLISYGEMVDQGRQITEAVSIPVIGDGDNGYGNAMNVKRTVKGFIQAGFAGIIIEDQVSPKACGHTRGRKVVSREEAVMRIKAAIDARRESGSDIVIVARTDSRQAVSLEESLRRSRAFADIGADVLFIDALASREEMKALCDISPLLPKMANMLEGGGKTPILNPIELEQLGFKIVSYPLSLIGVSIRAMEDALAAIKSGRVPPPGSLPSFDEIKDTLGFNNYYEEEKRYINPVHPSYQSGTEYSPRTTTAYSTEPTAQVTPEQSQRTDNFNEPVVEVVTPYVYDNYSSDDSRNRQSRILSRTFRLKITGRDGLEKLDVRIPAGFLEGLTRVIPGLGGVDIMQKLEDASVDGGADSGKILLDLNDAMGERIQVLVE from the exons ATGAGCTCGCTTATGGGTCTCCCGTCCCTTCTCCTCCCTTCCCAGCCGCCTCCACCCACCCTGCTTTGTTCTTCGATCCAGTCTCGCCATTCCTCTCCCTGGCTCGTTTCTCCATGGCTGAGCTCGAGGGCTCCAACTCCACAGCAGCCATTGCCCTTCGCGTCGCCTCCACTCCGAGGGCCCTCCGTTCGCAGCCGCACGACGCGCGCCGCGGTGGTCGTCCGCGCCTCCGCCGGAGATTCCGCGGCGAAGGAGCTCCGGAGGATCCTTGAGACTCCCGGAATCCACCAGGGCCCAGCTTGCTTCGATGCCCTCAGCGCCAGGCTTGTGCATCGGGCAGGGTTCCAATTCTGTTTTATGAGCG GTTTTTCAGTTTCAGCTGCTCGTTTGGGATTGCCTGATGTTGGTCTTATATCTTATGGGGAAATGGTTGATCAAGGACGTCAAATCACTGAAGCTGTATCTATTCCTGTGATTGGCGATGGAGACAATGGTTATGGCAATGCTATGAATGTTAAAAGAACGGTGAAAGGATTTATTCAAGCTGGCTTTGCAGGAATAATTATTGAAGACCAG GTATCACCAAAAGCCTGTGGCCATACTCGTGGAAGGAAAGTAGTCTCTAGAGAGGAAGCAGTTATGCGCATAAAAGCAGCTATTGATGCACGAAGAGAGAGTGGATCTGATATTGTTATAGTAGCACGGACTGATTCTCGCCAAGCTGTATCTTTAGAGGAATCACTAAGGAGATCAAGAGCCTTTGCTGATATTGGAGCTGATGTATTGTTTATTGATGCACTGGCTTCTAGGGAGGAGATGAAGGCTTTGTGTGACATATCTCCTTTACTTCCGAAAATG GCCAACATGCTTGAAGGGGGAGGGAAAACTCCTATATTGAATCCTATTGAACTTGAGCAGCTCGGTTTCAAAATTGTGAGCTACCCATTATCTTTGATTGGTGTTTCAATCCGAGCAATGGAG GATGCACTTGCTGCTATAAAAAGTGGGCGAGTTCCTCCTCCTGGAAGCTTGCCATCATTTGATGAAATTAAAGATACACTGGGATTCAACAACTActatgaagaagaaaagagataTATAAATCCTGTTCATCCATCCTATCAAAGCG GTACAGAATATTCGCCTCGAACTACCACTGCTTATAGCACTGAGCCGACAGCTCAAGTAACACCTGAGCAAAGCCAAAGAACAGACAATTTCAATGAACCAGTTGTTGAAGTGGTAACTCCATATGTCTATGATAATTACAGTTCAGATGATTCAAGGAATCGTCAGTCCAGAATATTGTCCCGTACATTTAGATTGAAGATTACTGGGAGAGATGGACTCGAGAAGCTTGATGTCAGAATACCG GCTGGTTTCTTGGAAGGTTTGACAAGAGTTATACCAG GCTTGGGAGGTGTCGATATCATGCAAAAGTTGGAGGATGCTTCAGTTGATGGCGGCGCCGATAGTGGTAAAATATTGCTCGATCTCAATGATGCCATGGGAGAGAGGATTCAAGTGTTGGTGGAATGA
- the LOC122005015 gene encoding probable adenylate kinase 7, mitochondrial, translating to MAGISRLGDAAGSLARRIFPTPSHRRSFAAAALAEMDYWTEWEEEEEELGRHASMVAAETCRERRTRGLQWVFMGIPGVQRSGYATRVAKLLDVPYISMGSLVRQELHPNSSLYKMIVNAMNDGKLVPEEIIFGILSKRLEDGYQRGDSGFILDGIPRTRTQAEILDQIADIDLVVNLKCVQDCFVKKHFGADICSHCGKTSDAIKLESTRKNPCLDTCTCHVQLNSSSAVDMNNHRIEKSLVYTQQIHQLEDYYRKQKKLLDVQVIGSPGQTWQGLLAALNLQHMDNASPSQKLTV from the exons ATGGCAGGAATTAGTCGCTTGGGTGATGCCGCCGGATCCCTCGCCCGTAGGATCTTCCCGACCCCGTCTCATCGCCGGTCCTTCGCCGCCGCGGCGTTGGCGGAGATGGACTACTGGACGGagtgggaggaggaggaggaggagcttgGTCGGCACGCTTCCATGGTGGCAGCGGAAACGTGTAGGGAAAGGCGCACTAGGGGGTTGCAGTGGGTGTTCATGGGGATCCCCGGGGTGCAGAGGAGCGGGTACGCGACGCGCGTGGCGAAGCTACTCGACGTGCCTTATATCTCCATGGGTTCACTCGTCCGCCAGGAGCTGCATCCTAATTCCTCCCTCTACAAGATG ATTGTGAATGCCATGAATGATGGAAAACTAGTGCCAGAAGAGATTATATTCGGGATATTATCAAAAAGACTTGAGGATGGATACCAGAGGGGTGATTCTGGATTCATTCTCGATGGAATCCCTCGAACAAGGACGCAAGCT GAGATCCTTGATCAAATAGCTGATATTGATCTGGTAGTAAACTTAAAATGTGTTCAAGACTGCTTTGTGAAGAAACACTTCGGTGCTGATATTTGTTCACACTGTGGGAAGACATCTGATGCTATCAAATTGGAATCAACACGCAAAAATCCATGCTTGGATACATGTACATGCCATgttcaacttaactcatcttcTGCAGTAGATATGAATAATCACAGAATAGAGAAATCTCTTGTCTACACCCAGCAG ATCCATCAGTTGGAAGACTACTATAGGAAGCAGAAGAAACTTTTGGATGTCCAAGTGATTGGTAGCCCAGGCCAAACCTGGCAGGGGCTTTTGGCTGCACTAAATCTGCAGCATATGGACAATGCCTCTCCTTCCCAGAAGCTCACAGTATGA
- the LOC122003484 gene encoding probable proline transporter 2, with product MAHHFHKFPRTKTSAQDLPIYTHTSRTQRNKETEEDQAVKMEGGEGPTELKERSNGVEALSLESGEAPEQSQQQKHAVTSAHTVDKDSWQQVGVMLVTSFNCAYVLSFSNLMLVPLGWAWGMTCLVVVAAFTYYANWLLAGLHVIDGRRFIRYRDLMGYTFGNRMYYLTYFLQFTTLLLGNMGFILLGGRALKEINSECSNSPLRLQYYIAVTGIVYFIFAYFVPTMSAMRNWLATSAILTIIYDVILIVILVKDGRANKTKDYNIPGSRIEKVFNAFGAVAAILVCNTSGLLPEIQSTLRKPVVSNMRKALTMQFTIGLIVYYGISIAGYWAYGSAVSEYLPYQLSGPKWANILINLTAFLQSTVSQHMFCAPIHEALDTKFQKLDEGMFSRTNLQLRFLLRALVFGLNTFVTAMFPFMGDFVNLFGSFTLFPLTFVFPCMVFLKVRAKSAKREEKAWHWANIILFLLLAIVTTAAAVRSIVHNARVYHFFADT from the exons ATGGCACACCATTTCCATAAGTTTCCGAGGACTAAAACGAGTGCTCAAGACCTGCCTATTTATACTCACACCAGCAGGACGCAGAGAAACAAAGAGACAGAGGAAGATCAGGCAGTAAAGATGGAAGGAGGTGAAGGTCCAACAGAGTTGAAGGAGAGGAGTAATGGAGTGGAAGCACTCAGTCTGGAGTCAGGCGAAGCTCCTGAACAAAGTCAGCAGCAGAAGCATGCCGTCACCTCAGCTCATACTGTCGATAAAG ACTCGTGGCAGCAAGTGGGGGTGATGCTTGTGACATCATTCAACTGCGCCTACGTGTTGAGCTTCTCCAACCTCATGCTGGTGCCACTGGGATGGGCATGGGGGATGACGTGTCTCGTTGTGGTCGCAGCCTTTACCTACTACGCTAACTGGCTCCTCGCCGGACTCCACGTCATCGACGGCCGGCGTTTCATCAGATACAGAGATCTCATGGGCTACACCTTCG GGAATAGAATGTATTATCTGACATACTTTTTGCAATTCACAACCTTGCTTCTTGGGAACATGGGTTTTATTCTTCTAGGAGGAAGAGCTTTGAAG GAGATCAATTCAGAATGCAGCAACTCGCCCTTGAGGCTTCAATACTACATTGCAGTGACTGGCATTGTTTACTTCATCTTTGCATACTTTGTCCCCACAATGTCAGCCATGAGAAACTGGCTGGCAACATCCGCAATCCTTACCATAATCTACGATGTGATTCTCATTGTCATCCTAGTTAAAGATG GAAGAGCAAACAAAACTAAGGATTACAACATCCCCGGAAGTCGAATAGAGAAAGTCTTCAATGCCTTTGGTGCAGTTGCTGCAATTCTAGTTTGCAACACTTCAGGTTTGTTGCCTGAGATCCAG TCGACTTTGCGCAAACCGGTAGTTTCAAACATGAGAAAGGCTTTGACAATGCAATTCACCATTGGCCTCATCGTCTATTACGGCATCAGCATAGCTGGATACTGGGCTTATGGCTCTGCTGTTTCAGAATACCTTCCCTACCAGTTGAGTGGACCTAAATGGGCAAATATCCTAATCAATTTAACAGCCTTTTTGCAAAGTACAGTTTCTCAGCAT ATGTTTTGTGCACCTATTCATGAGGCTCTCGACACCAAATTCCAAAAGCTAGATGAAGGGATGTTCTCCAGAACCAACCTCCAACTGCGGTTCCTTTTGCGAGCATTGGTCTTTGGGCTAAACACATTCGTCACTGCTATGTTTCCCTTCATGGGGGATTTTGTGAACCTCTTTGGGTCTTTTACACTTTTCCCGCTTACTTTCGTGTTCCCCTGCATGGTTTTCCTCAAG GTCAGAGCAAAATCTGCTAAAAGAGAAGAGAAGGCGTGGCATTGGGCCAACATCATTTTGTTTTTGCTTCTGGCGATTGTAACGACAGCTGCTGCAGTGCGCTCGATCGTACACAATGCCAGGGTTTATCATTTCTTTGCTGATACATGA